The proteins below come from a single Miscanthus floridulus cultivar M001 chromosome 1, ASM1932011v1, whole genome shotgun sequence genomic window:
- the LOC136469852 gene encoding disease resistance protein RGA2-like, protein MAAPSAVVDRLLRRLASNGPEVELPSAVKEDMVHVKKALSRWHVVLENTERQLFEGASGEYSVRSKVLMSKENKMIKIKQIAYDIEDILDEFEGYGRRSGGSSERPEEVFCCSSGPFLPTTTASRMKMVRKKLDRESEKPIIFSLLHHSKPDLEINDEQGSFDVNSIIGRDEDKENIKRIINDAGPFSIIPIVGLCGIGKTSLARLIFNDRGEDCKFDHHIWISLNMSFDLSNIVNGIISLGNKEEGTSQKNQGTLKNLVRQALADKRSLVVLDNLWSMDRIQLDELKEMLSTVICSVIVTTSSEEVAKLFNTVSPYKLGLLSDSNCWTIFSGVGSSKDQEIRDHVVKLCQGMPIVAHSLSSVVQARGKNVWKDAKNKELWHLEKRLVPKVKMFPSLKQIYYRMPSGLKSCLGYLSIFPKGFHIDAEKLIWQWSALDMLGSNHGILPPYAQGKNYIQTLLSIFYLQAPEQCSANGMVLINGKNVLEMHSLVHSFARYVSSDELIIFEEQIAPIRSEKGTTFRYALFLECNEASTIPKGFLTKARAASFKACKARKLPEETLSALCHLNVLDLSGCSFIELPSSVGQLKHLRYLDVSHSGLQSLPSELRSLQNLEALDLSRNSINVPLDLIGPFENLKYLNLQECPNLRDLLRTFGDLKGLEHLNMSGCSEVIELPETLCGFSALQFLDLSSCANLKKLPRSLGSLKNLGDLNLSGCSRLERLPETFHELYSLKFLNLENCSMLQQLPHLFGNLKTLEILNLSGCTSLQELPKSFGDLYFLRVLSLDSCFGLQESPKVLGNLLNLENLNLAHISLELPEALINLRRLHTLDLTGCGFKKSFADIVNKMSNLKFVLTDDSRLALSVSRHILVSTENNKQSCVDSHGIQSRDLEQADIVGETDADEIVETLETGKGTIDEANPQQETRNSFDLIVEDKDPKFMRSHERFQEQKRNTRGTQDQTSMRPGLRRGSSALLRCLVPYTMGNCFGSPDAAAKPPGPPTKGPPTTRLMVSDSRGSGTQEKGDGSGLGGRVLEVPRLRVFTLAELRAATQGFRPETVLGEGSFGQVYKGWVDERTLNPAWQSNARVMVAVKKHNPEGLQGLQQWQTVINILGRLSHLNLVRLLGYCSEDRELLLVYEFMSKGSLANHLFSRGRNLLEALSWSRRLKIATGAARGLAFLHSLEEQVIYRDFKASNILLDWDFTAKLSDFGLAINRPPAGESHLETEVMGTYGYAAPEYVATGM, encoded by the exons ATGGCCGCACCAAGTGCGGTCGTGGATCGGCTCCTACGCCGACTTGCCTCCAACGGTCCCGAGGTCGAGCTACCGTCGGCAGTCAAGGAGGACATGGTCCATGTGAAGAAAGCTCTTTCCCGGTGGCATGTCGTGCTGGAAAATACGGAGAGGCAACTCTTCGAGGGGGCCAGCGGCGAGTACTCGGTGAGGAGCAAGGTCCTGATGTCCAAAGAGAATAAGATGATCAAGATAAAGCAGATAGCCTACGACATCGAAGATATTCTGGATGAATTCGAGGGCTACGGAAGAAGATCTGGAGGGAGCAGCGAAAGGCCAGAG GAAGTATTCTGTTGCTCATCGGGTCCTTTTTTGCCTACTACCACAGCCTCCAGAATGAAGATGGTGAGAAAAAAGTTGGATCGTGAATCAGAAAAGCCCATCATATTTAGTTTACTTCATCACAGTAAGCCAGATCTGGAGATAAATGATGAGCAAGGTTCTTTTGACGTCAATTCAATCATTGGAAGGGATGAAGACAAAGAAAATATAAAAAGAATAATAAATGATGCTGGCCCATTTTCCATCATTCCCATAGTTGGCCTTTGTGGGATTGGTAAAACATCTCTGGCAAGGTTAATTTTCAATGACCGGGGAGAAGACTGCAAGTTTGATCACCATATATGGATCAGTCTTAATATGAGCTTTGATCTTAGTAATATTGTCAATGGTATAATCTCACTTGGCAATAAAGAGGAAGGAACTTCGCAGAAGAACCAGGGGACCCTAAAGAATCTTGTTCGACAAGCTCTTGCTGATAAACGAAGTCTTGTTGTGCTAGATAATCTCTGGAGCATGGATAGAATCCAACTTGATGAGCTAAAGGAAATGCTGAGTACTGTGATTTGTTCAGTAATAGTCACAACATCCAGTGAAGAGGTCGCCAAGTTATTTAATACTGTTTCACCCTACAAATTAGGTCTTTTATCTGACAGCAACTGTTGGACAATATTTTCTGGAGTTggatcctccaaagatcaagaAATCAGGGACCATGTTGTCAAACTGTGCCAAGGCATGCCAATAGTTGCTCATTCTCTCAGTTCAGTTGTGCAAGCAAGAGGCAAAAATGTTTGGAAAGATGCAAAGAACAAAGAACTATGGCATCTTGAGAAACGATTAGTGCCCAAAGTTAAAATGTTCCCTTCACTCAAACAAATCTATTATAGAATGCCATCAGGATTGAAATCCTGCCTTGGATATTTATCCATCTTCCCCAAAGGATTTCATATTGATGCAGAAAAGCTTATTTGGCAATGGAGTGCACTTGACATGCTTGGGTCGAATCATGGAATCTTACCTCCATATGCGCAAGGGAAGAATTATATCCAGACCCTTCTGTCAATATTCTATCTTCAAGCTCCGGAGCAATGCTCG GCGAATGGTATGGTTCTCATCAATGGTAAAAATGTGCTCGAAATGCACAGCTTGGTGCATAGCTTTGCGAGATATGTGTCGTCTGATGAACTCATAATTTTTGAAGAACAAATAGCACCTATTAGGAGCGAAAAAGGGACAACTTTCCGGTACGCTCTATTTTTAGAATGCAATGAAGCTTCAACAATTCCAAAAGGTTTCCTTACCAAGGCAAGGGCTGCAAGTTTCAAAGCCTGTAAAGCAAGAAAACTTCCTGAAGAAACCCTCTCCGCACTGTGCCACTTGAATGTATTGGACCTTAGTGGATGTTCCTTTATTGAGTTACCTTCTTCTGTTGGCCAGTTGAAGCACCTGAGATACCTTGATGTTTCTCATTCAGGACTTCAGTCATTACCATCTGAACTGAGAAGTTTGCAAAATCTTGAGGCACTGGATCTTTCAAGAAATTCTATCAATGTACCACTAGATCTCATTGGACCGTTTGAGAATCTAAAATATCTGAATCTTCAAGAGTGCCCCAACCTTAGAGACTTGCTTCGGACTTTCGGGGATCTCAAGGGACTAGAACACCTTAATATGTCAGGTTGTTCTGAAGTTATTGAGCTACCTGAAACCCTTTGCGGTTTTTCTGCATTGCAATTTTTGGATCTCTCTAGTTGTGCTAACCTCAAAAAATTGCCTCGATCCCTCGGTAGCTTAAAAAATTTAGGTGATCTCAACCTATCTGGTTGCTCCAGACTGGAGCGATTACCAGAAACCTTTCATGAGCTTTATTCTCTCAAATTCCTTAACCTAGAAAACTGTTCTATGCTTCAGCAATTGCCTCACTTATTCGGGAACTTAAAAACTTTAGAAATTCTGAACCTATCAGGCTGCACCAGTCTACAGGAACTACCAAAATCTTTTGGTGATCTTTATTTTCTTCGGGTCTTGAGCCTAGACAGTTGCTTTGGGCTTCAAGAGTCACCCAAAGTTCTCGGGAACTTGTTAAATTTGGAGAATCTGAATTTAGCACATATTTCCCTTGAACTACCAGAAGCTTTAATCAATTTAAGGAGGCTTCATACATTGGACCTCACCGGTTGTGGTTTCAAGAAATCATTTGCTGACATTGTGAATAAGATGTCAAACCTCAAGTTTGTGTTGACTGATGATTCCAGGCTTGCACTCTCAGTTTCCAGACATATTCTTGTCTCTACAGAGAACAATAAACAATCATGTGTGGATAGCCATGGGATTCAGAGCAGGGACCTTGAACAAGCTGATATTGTGGGGGAAACAGATGCTGATGAAATTGTTGAGACCCTAGAAACAGGAAAGGGTACCATAGACGAGGCAAATCCGCAGCAAGAAACAAGAAATTCCTTTGATCTG ATAGTGGAGGATAAAGATCCAAAGTTTATGAGATCACACGAGCGCTTCCAGGAACAAAAGAGGAACACAAGAGGAACACAAGATCAGACGTCCATGCGCCCGGGCTTGCGAAGAGGAAGCAGCGCGTTGCTGCGTTGCTTGGTACCGTACACCATGGGGAACTGCTTCGGGTCCCCTGACGCCGCTGCCAAACCGCCAGGTCCTCCTACCAAAG GGCCGCCAACGACAAGGCTGATGGTGAGCGACAGCCGTGGGAGTGGGACGCAAGAGAAGGGAGACGGGTCAGGGCTGGGCGGACGGGTTCTTGAGGTGCCGAGGCTCAGGGTGTTCACGCTTGCCGAGCTGCGGGCGGCCACGCAGGGCTTCAGGCCGGAGACGGTGCTCGGGGAGGGCAGCTTCGGCCAGGTCTATAAGGGCTGGGTCGACGAGCGCACGCTCAACCCGGCCTGGCAGAGCAACGCTCGTGTCATGGTCGCCGTCAAGAAGCACAACCCGGAGGGCCTCCAGGGCCTGCAGCAGTGGCAG ACGGTGATCAACATCTTGGGCAGACTGTCGCATCTCAACCTGGTGAGGCTGCTGGGCTACTGCAGCGAGGACAGGGAGCTTCTCCTGGTGTACGAGTTCATGTCCAAAGGCAGCCTGGCAAACCATCTATTCAGTA GGGGTAGAAACTTATTGGAGGCGCTGTCATGGAGCCGAAGGCTCAAGATCGCCACAGGCGCGGCGCGCGGCCTCGCCTTCCTGCATTCGTTGGAAGAGCAGGTCATCTACAGGGACTTCAAGGCATCCAACATCCTCCTCGACTGG GATTTCACCGCGAAGCTGTCGGACTTCGGGCTCGCCATCAACAGGCCCCCCGCTGGGGAGTCGCACCTCGAGACCGAGGTCATGGGCACCTACGGCTACGCCGCTCCGGAGTACGTCGCCACCGGTATGTAG